Proteins encoded in a region of the Solanum dulcamara chromosome 9, daSolDulc1.2, whole genome shotgun sequence genome:
- the LOC129903092 gene encoding D-amino-acid transaminase, chloroplastic isoform X3 — translation MFSRTQVFLLVIERMRTSRESHKTKQLYLAMYSSVFGGITTDTAAMVIPMDDHMVHRGHGVFDTAAIMDGYLYELDQHLDRFLGSATMAKIQVPFDRECIRQILIRTVSVSKCREGSLRYWLSAGPGDFQLSSSGCHQATLYAIVIKDQSPPDHRGIRVVTSSIPIKPPQFAVMKSVNYLPNALSKMEAEENDAYAAIWLDDDGFVAEGPNMNVAFVTKEKELLMPHFDKILSGCTAKRVVVLAENLVKEGKLRGIRVENVSVEDGKRADEMMLIGSGVLVRSVVQWDEEVIGNGREGPVTQALLNLLLEDMKSGPPTVRVPVPY, via the exons GTTATTGAGAGGATGAGAACAAGTCGAGAAAGTCACAAGACCAAGCAGCTTTATTTGGCAATGTACTCTAGCGTTTTTGGTGGAATCACAACCGATACAGCTGCCATGGTGATCCCCATGGATGATCACATGGTTCATAGAGGGCACGGTGTCTTTGATACTGCTGCCATTATGGATGG ATACCTTTATGAGTTAGATCAGCACCTTGATCGTTTCCTGGGATCTGCAACCATGGCCAAAATACAAGTTCCTTTTGATAGGGAATGCATTAGACAAATTCTCATCCGTACGGTAAGTGTTTCCAAGTGCAGAGAAGGTTCTTTAAGATACTGGCTTTCGGCAGGACCTGGTGATTTTCAACTATCTTCATCCGGCTGTCATCAAGCGACTCTTTATGCCATTGTAATTAAAGATCAATCACCTCCTGATCACAGAGGTATTAGAGTTGTAACTTCATCCATCCCGATAAAACCTCCACAGTTTGCTGTCATGAAAAGTGTTAATTATCTTCCGAATGCACTTTCCAAGATGGAAGCAGAAGAAAATGATGCATATGCAGCAATTTGGTTGGATGACGATGGCTTTGTTGCAGAAGGGCCGAACATGAATGTGGCTTTTGTTACAAAGGAAAAGGAACTTCTCATGCCTCATTTTGACAAAATTCTCAGTGGCTGTACAGCTAAAAGAGTTGTGGTTCTTGCAGAAAATCTAGTAAAGGAAGGTAAACTTCGGGGCATTAGAGTAGAAAATGTGTCGGTAGAGGACGGGAAAAGAGCAGATGAGATGATGCTAATTGGAAGTGGTGTTCTTGTACGCTCAGTTGTGCAGTGGGATGAAGAAGTCATCGGTAATG GTAGAGAAGGTCCTGTGACACAAGCTCTGCTAAATCTTCTATTGGAGGATATGAAGTCAGGGCCTCCTACGGTGCGAGTTCCCGTTCCCTATTGA